A section of the Solitalea canadensis DSM 3403 genome encodes:
- a CDS encoding SusC/RagA family TonB-linked outer membrane protein, translating to MIIKNYLNNLKTSMLLSFLMISMLVQSATAQTTPSVKGVVKDDLGVLAGVSVIAENKSANFKQVSVANENGVFTFAKLPAGEGYSFTFSFVGYETQTLSGYTIKDGSTVSLAVTMKESVTSLNQVVVIGYGTQKKEKTVTAISSVGQDFINKQQVPRIEQALQGSTPGVMVLGATGQPGEKPMIRIRGTGTNQNPDPLYVVDGFPVESIEYLNPGDIDRIDILKDAASSAIYGSRGANGVVLVTTKTGKKGETSITYDGYYGIQNNWRSVPVLNATQYAEMMNEGALNAKQPIKYADPSAFGNGTNWQDAVFNKNAPVTNHQLSVTGGTDKANYITSFSYFSQQGIVGGDKSKFDRYTLRFNGDQKVKDFLKIGANINYTFSENKGISSNAAYGGVLNNAINLDPITPVYETDPVKLAGYPAAAVVGKNGIYGISNILLDGPTNPLAGIEIANAYNKTDKLLSNAYAELNIWKGLKFKSSFGIDLSNYSNKNYSPVYFMNSASKRDISSVAQSYYRNYTWQIENVLSYSETFGKHTFGAVLGQSALKQTVENMGGSRLNLLTNDPDMSYIDLAADINSAKVNGGAYNRALASYFGRINYDYDGKYLLSGSIRRDGSSRFGRNNPYATFPSVSGGWVISRESFFNVKAINSLKLRASWGQNGNENIGTNVYPWAAGVQFGNGYTFVNSSGAEYYYNGAALGPIPNPDLRWETSEQTDIGMDIEFLNGKFSFSADYYVKNTKDLLFNPSIPAIVGFTAPYVNGGSVSNKGVELGLGYRSSITSDWKISANLNVSYNKNEVTAINTASQSVAGSGFIGVGSVNRMEVGMPIGYFWGFKTVGLFQNQAEVDAYVNADGKKLLPNAVPGDIRFLDLNGDGAINDKDKTMIGNPNPDFTTGLNITTNYKQFDLSVFVIGMFGQDLINGIYRYDIREANMPSSYLDRWTGEGSTAKYPRFTFDDKNGNRNRMSDIYVEKGDFIRFKNVQLGYTLPNRLANKAKFSNVRVYLAADNLFTITNYSGFDPEIGATNPLSIGIDQGVYPQARTFRLGISAKL from the coding sequence ATGATTATAAAAAACTACTTAAACAATCTTAAGACAAGCATGCTGCTGTCATTTTTGATGATAAGTATGCTTGTGCAATCAGCAACAGCACAAACAACGCCAAGCGTTAAGGGTGTGGTTAAAGACGATTTGGGCGTGCTCGCTGGCGTGTCAGTAATTGCCGAAAACAAGTCAGCCAACTTTAAACAAGTTTCGGTGGCGAATGAAAACGGGGTATTCACGTTCGCAAAACTCCCTGCAGGAGAAGGTTACTCATTCACATTTTCCTTTGTAGGTTATGAAACACAAACACTTTCTGGGTATACCATAAAAGATGGCAGTACAGTTTCTCTCGCTGTAACGATGAAAGAATCTGTAACGTCATTAAACCAGGTGGTTGTAATTGGTTATGGAACACAGAAAAAAGAGAAAACCGTAACTGCAATTTCTTCAGTAGGTCAGGATTTTATTAATAAACAACAAGTTCCGCGTATTGAACAGGCTTTGCAGGGAAGTACTCCCGGAGTAATGGTATTAGGTGCAACCGGACAACCAGGTGAAAAGCCGATGATCCGTATTCGCGGTACAGGAACCAATCAAAACCCTGATCCATTATATGTAGTAGACGGGTTTCCGGTGGAAAGTATTGAGTACCTGAACCCTGGCGATATTGATCGTATCGACATTTTGAAAGATGCTGCTTCATCAGCCATTTATGGTTCAAGAGGTGCGAATGGTGTTGTATTAGTAACTACTAAAACCGGTAAAAAAGGCGAGACATCCATTACATATGATGGTTATTATGGTATTCAGAATAACTGGCGATCGGTTCCGGTGTTAAACGCTACACAGTATGCAGAAATGATGAACGAAGGTGCATTAAATGCAAAACAACCAATTAAGTATGCAGATCCTTCAGCATTTGGAAATGGTACTAACTGGCAAGATGCTGTGTTCAATAAAAACGCACCAGTTACCAATCATCAGCTTTCTGTAACGGGTGGAACTGATAAGGCAAATTACATTACATCGTTTTCTTATTTCTCGCAACAAGGCATTGTTGGAGGTGATAAATCAAAGTTTGATCGTTACACACTTCGATTCAATGGTGATCAGAAAGTGAAAGATTTCCTGAAAATAGGAGCTAATATCAACTATACTTTTTCGGAGAATAAAGGTATCAGCAGTAATGCTGCTTACGGAGGTGTTTTAAATAATGCAATTAACCTTGATCCAATTACGCCTGTATATGAAACAGATCCGGTGAAACTTGCCGGATATCCGGCTGCTGCTGTGGTTGGAAAAAACGGAATTTATGGTATATCTAATATCCTGTTGGATGGTCCTACCAATCCGCTTGCAGGTATTGAAATTGCCAATGCGTACAATAAAACTGATAAATTATTGAGTAATGCATATGCAGAGCTGAATATCTGGAAAGGTTTGAAATTCAAATCTTCATTTGGTATAGATTTAAGCAATTATTCGAACAAAAATTATAGTCCAGTTTATTTCATGAATAGTGCTTCGAAAAGAGATATCTCATCAGTAGCACAATCCTATTACAGAAATTATACCTGGCAGATCGAAAACGTGTTGTCGTACAGCGAAACATTTGGTAAACATACTTTTGGTGCGGTATTGGGCCAGTCGGCATTAAAGCAAACTGTTGAAAACATGGGTGGCTCAAGGTTAAACCTGTTAACCAATGATCCGGACATGTCATACATTGATTTAGCTGCTGATATAAACTCGGCTAAAGTAAATGGCGGAGCTTATAATCGTGCGCTTGCATCATATTTTGGTAGAATTAACTACGATTATGATGGCAAGTACTTGTTGTCTGGATCGATCAGACGTGATGGTTCATCACGTTTCGGACGTAATAATCCATATGCAACATTCCCTTCAGTATCAGGAGGCTGGGTAATATCAAGAGAAAGTTTCTTTAATGTAAAGGCTATCAATTCATTAAAGCTTCGTGCTTCATGGGGACAAAACGGTAATGAAAATATTGGTACTAACGTATATCCTTGGGCTGCCGGAGTGCAATTTGGCAATGGTTACACCTTTGTAAATTCTAGCGGTGCTGAATATTACTATAATGGTGCTGCCTTAGGTCCGATTCCAAATCCGGATTTGAGATGGGAAACATCTGAGCAAACAGATATCGGAATGGATATCGAATTCCTGAATGGTAAATTCTCATTCTCGGCGGATTACTATGTTAAGAACACTAAAGACTTATTATTCAATCCTTCAATTCCTGCAATTGTCGGATTCACTGCTCCTTACGTAAACGGAGGTTCTGTAAGCAACAAGGGTGTTGAACTAGGTTTAGGTTACCGTTCATCCATTACATCCGACTGGAAAATTAGTGCTAACCTGAACGTATCGTATAACAAAAACGAGGTTACCGCCATTAACACCGCATCACAATCGGTTGCCGGAAGTGGATTTATCGGTGTAGGTTCAGTAAACCGTATGGAAGTAGGAATGCCAATTGGTTATTTCTGGGGTTTCAAAACCGTTGGATTATTTCAAAATCAGGCAGAGGTTGATGCTTATGTAAATGCTGACGGTAAAAAGTTACTTCCTAATGCAGTTCCGGGCGATATCAGATTCCTTGATTTAAATGGTGATGGAGCAATCAATGATAAGGATAAAACGATGATCGGTAATCCGAATCCTGATTTTACTACAGGTTTAAATATTACTACCAACTACAAACAATTTGATCTGAGTGTATTCGTGATCGGTATGTTTGGTCAAGACCTGATCAATGGCATCTATCGCTATGATATCAGAGAGGCGAACATGCCTTCAAGTTACCTCGACAGATGGACTGGTGAAGGTTCTACTGCCAAATATCCTCGTTTTACATTCGATGATAAAAACGGAAACCGTAACCGCATGTCGGATATCTATGTGGAGAAAGGTGATTTCATACGCTTTAAAAACGTTCAGTTGGGTTATACATTACCAAATCGCCTTGCTAACAAAGCTAAATTCAGTAATGTGAGAGTTTACTTGGCTGCCGACAACTTATTTACCATTACTAACTACAGTGGTTTTGATCCCGAAATCGGTGCAACCAATCCATTAAGTATTGGGATTGACCAAGGGGTATATCCACAAGCCCGTACATTCAGATTAGGCATCAGTGCTAAGTTGTAA
- a CDS encoding RagB/SusD family nutrient uptake outer membrane protein: protein MKKIRSVRYFILTLSIVMLAGCQKSFLELDPPSQIVESNFYRNENEATQALAGVYHVLQWGQWLGFHPSHAWSEAASDDAYSGGGSQSDGVGIKALDQLRTVTLGEQTYRGLWMIYYNGIARANVFLSKIEKVSASEAFKKQAIAEAKFLRAYFYFELARWYENVPLVTVPLSDPSQYNQPQATPEAVFNQIAKDLEEAISGLPRQSLKQTGARATQWAAKALMARVYLFYNGVYNKDMNAGAVVVNKELVRTYLEDVITAGGFVLTPNFADIFRKSNELGLESVWEISFSDTNPASGVDNQRAGQGNFSVHMFAPRGITDPTYTAGWSYSPITESLYAEFEVDDPRRDETVLYGSQFSKITKSWQYTGYFNKKYSTHSEYKATTGISDANWGNNYRAIRYSDVLLMAAELWLNTDQGKANQYLKMVRDRVKLPETPATVETIRHERRVELAGEGIRYWDLLRYGLPYAKQKIDESSLRGAQYDGDQSRFNMNWDVSKRGRLPIPQVEIDISKGVLKQNEGY, encoded by the coding sequence ATGAAAAAAATAAGATCAGTTCGATATTTCATATTAACACTTTCAATAGTGATGTTGGCCGGTTGCCAGAAATCGTTCCTGGAACTGGATCCGCCTTCGCAAATAGTGGAAAGTAATTTCTATCGTAATGAAAATGAAGCTACACAAGCTTTAGCAGGAGTTTATCATGTTTTGCAATGGGGACAATGGTTAGGGTTTCACCCAAGCCATGCCTGGAGCGAAGCTGCTTCTGATGATGCATATTCAGGTGGTGGTAGCCAGAGTGACGGGGTTGGTATAAAAGCCTTAGATCAGCTAAGAACAGTAACATTAGGTGAGCAAACTTACCGTGGTTTATGGATGATTTACTATAACGGTATTGCCAGAGCTAACGTGTTCTTGTCTAAAATTGAAAAAGTTTCAGCTTCTGAAGCTTTTAAAAAACAAGCAATTGCTGAAGCAAAATTCCTTAGAGCATATTTCTATTTTGAATTGGCAAGATGGTATGAAAATGTACCATTGGTAACCGTTCCATTATCAGATCCATCTCAATACAATCAACCTCAGGCTACTCCTGAAGCTGTTTTTAATCAGATAGCGAAAGACCTTGAAGAAGCAATTTCGGGTTTGCCAAGACAATCATTAAAACAAACTGGTGCACGTGCTACTCAATGGGCAGCAAAGGCATTAATGGCAAGAGTATACTTATTCTATAATGGTGTTTATAATAAAGACATGAATGCCGGAGCTGTTGTGGTGAATAAAGAGCTTGTAAGAACCTACCTTGAAGATGTTATTACTGCAGGTGGTTTTGTGCTTACACCAAATTTCGCCGACATCTTCAGGAAAAGTAATGAATTAGGTTTGGAATCAGTTTGGGAAATATCGTTCAGTGATACTAATCCGGCATCAGGTGTAGATAATCAGCGTGCAGGACAAGGTAACTTTAGTGTTCACATGTTTGCTCCACGTGGTATTACCGATCCTACTTATACAGCAGGATGGAGTTATAGTCCGATTACTGAATCCTTATATGCGGAGTTTGAAGTAGATGATCCTCGTCGTGATGAGACCGTTTTATACGGCTCTCAGTTCTCAAAAATCACCAAAAGCTGGCAGTATACAGGGTATTTTAATAAAAAGTACAGTACCCATTCAGAGTATAAAGCAACAACCGGAATTTCTGATGCAAACTGGGGGAACAACTATAGAGCAATCCGTTATTCGGATGTATTGTTAATGGCTGCTGAATTATGGCTTAATACCGATCAGGGCAAAGCAAATCAGTATTTAAAAATGGTTCGTGATCGTGTTAAACTACCGGAAACACCCGCAACAGTTGAAACCATTCGCCATGAACGCAGAGTAGAGTTAGCCGGTGAAGGCATCAGATACTGGGACTTATTAAGATACGGTCTACCTTATGCAAAACAAAAGATCGATGAATCAAGCTTAAGAGGAGCTCAGTATGACGGAGATCAAAGTCGATTTAATATGAATTGGGATGTTAGTAAACGCGGTCGTTTGCCAATCCCTCAGGTTGAAATTGATATATCTAAAGGTGTGTTAAAACAAAATGAGGGATATTAA
- a CDS encoding family 16 glycosylhydrolase, with amino-acid sequence MKYLFLLFTISVLSFECMAQKNEWNNNQVIAHRGAWKKNNLPENSVAALKEAIRLKCFGAEFDVHMTADEVLVVNHDPDYLGIRIETSTYKQLKSKKLPNGEQIPTVEKFLKEGMKQHGTKLILEIKPSVISQERTLALTTKVVEMVKKLKAQEWVEYISFNYDALKQVLALQPDAKVYYLNGEASPEKLKQDGFAGADYHFSVFQKNDWLKNLNELGLVINAWTVNKAEDMQWLLAHKADFITTNEPELLFEVIKNTPTANGWVLKWADEFNQNGLPDETKWTYDIGGDGWGNNELQYYTSADTNNTVVKNGRLTIIAQNETKENSQYTSARLLTKNKFDFKYSRVEARIKLPKGKGLWPAFWMLPTDWKYGGWPKSGEIDIMEHVGYEPDSVYGSIHTERFNHIKNTQVTKGVSIANPYSDFHVYAVEWTANAIDFIIDGSKYLSFSNSKTSSDEWPFDQNFHVILNTAVGGNWGGKYGVDPDVFPAAMEVDYVRVYTKE; translated from the coding sequence ATGAAATATTTATTTCTGTTATTTACAATCTCTGTATTATCATTTGAGTGCATGGCACAAAAGAATGAATGGAATAACAACCAGGTTATTGCTCACAGAGGCGCATGGAAAAAGAATAATTTACCTGAAAACTCGGTAGCCGCTTTAAAGGAGGCGATCAGGCTTAAATGTTTCGGTGCTGAGTTTGATGTACACATGACAGCTGATGAGGTTTTGGTGGTTAATCATGATCCCGATTATTTAGGTATCAGGATAGAAACGTCCACCTATAAACAACTTAAGTCGAAAAAGCTGCCTAACGGAGAGCAGATCCCGACAGTAGAGAAATTCCTCAAAGAGGGAATGAAGCAACACGGAACTAAACTCATTCTTGAAATTAAGCCTTCTGTAATTAGTCAGGAGAGGACCTTAGCCCTTACAACCAAGGTTGTCGAAATGGTCAAAAAGTTAAAAGCCCAGGAATGGGTAGAGTACATCAGCTTTAATTATGATGCATTAAAGCAAGTGCTTGCCTTACAACCTGATGCGAAAGTCTATTATTTAAATGGAGAGGCATCTCCTGAAAAGCTAAAGCAGGATGGTTTTGCCGGAGCTGATTATCATTTCTCTGTTTTTCAAAAAAATGACTGGTTGAAAAATCTTAACGAGTTAGGTTTAGTGATCAATGCGTGGACGGTTAACAAGGCGGAAGACATGCAATGGCTTTTGGCTCATAAGGCTGATTTTATAACAACCAATGAGCCTGAATTGCTTTTTGAGGTAATCAAAAATACTCCTACTGCAAATGGCTGGGTGTTAAAATGGGCTGATGAGTTTAATCAAAACGGCTTGCCTGATGAAACTAAATGGACTTATGATATTGGAGGTGATGGCTGGGGTAACAATGAGCTTCAATATTATACATCAGCCGATACCAATAATACCGTTGTTAAAAATGGTAGGTTAACTATTATCGCCCAAAATGAAACCAAAGAAAATTCTCAATATACATCAGCTCGCTTATTAACTAAGAATAAATTCGATTTTAAGTACAGTAGGGTTGAGGCTCGTATTAAACTACCAAAAGGAAAAGGGCTGTGGCCTGCATTTTGGATGCTTCCTACTGATTGGAAGTACGGAGGATGGCCCAAAAGCGGAGAGATTGACATTATGGAGCATGTGGGGTATGAGCCTGACAGTGTTTATGGCAGTATTCATACCGAAAGGTTTAATCATATCAAAAATACACAGGTTACAAAAGGTGTCAGTATAGCTAATCCTTATAGCGATTTTCATGTGTATGCTGTTGAGTGGACGGCTAACGCTATTGATTTTATTATTGATGGTAGTAAGTATTTAAGCTTCTCAAACAGTAAAACCTCAAGTGATGAATGGCCTTTTGATCAGAATTTTCATGTGATTCTTAATACTGCAGTTGGTGGAAACTGGGGTGGCAAATATGGTGTAGACCCGGATGTTTTTCCGGCTGCAATGGAGGTTGATTATGTGAGGGTTTACACAAAAGAATAA
- a CDS encoding glycoside hydrolase family 25 protein, with protein sequence MYSVHGIDISRYQQKINWTKLKAVDHEGVSVSFIYIKATEGLDALDPMFATNWQESRKAGFLRGAYHYFKPKKPGKEQAEFFLKNVQHLPGDLPPVIDVEERGKMPLKQFHSNLKSMITAIEDEVGVKPVIYTSLRFYQDFIKPKFPDYPCWIANYHHPKLLFTDEKWTLWQHSDKGKIDGIIGRVDFNTFNGSLTDLKKMCVKDL encoded by the coding sequence ATGTATTCAGTTCATGGTATTGATATTTCTCGTTATCAGCAGAAGATCAACTGGACAAAGCTTAAGGCTGTTGACCACGAGGGGGTTTCGGTTTCTTTCATTTATATAAAGGCAACAGAAGGCCTTGATGCGCTTGATCCGATGTTTGCCACCAATTGGCAGGAAAGTAGGAAGGCTGGCTTTTTAAGAGGTGCTTATCATTATTTTAAACCCAAAAAGCCAGGGAAGGAGCAGGCTGAATTTTTCCTTAAGAATGTTCAGCACTTGCCAGGTGATCTTCCTCCGGTAATTGATGTGGAAGAACGTGGTAAGATGCCATTAAAACAGTTTCATAGTAATCTTAAAAGTATGATTACTGCTATTGAGGATGAAGTAGGCGTAAAGCCGGTTATTTATACAAGCCTTCGTTTTTACCAGGATTTTATAAAACCGAAATTTCCTGATTATCCCTGTTGGATAGCCAATTATCATCATCCTAAGTTGTTATTTACTGATGAAAAATGGACGCTATGGCAACATTCTGATAAGGGAAAGATCGATGGAATTATAGGTAGGGTCGATTTTAATACGTTTAATGGTTCTTTGACTGATCTTAAGAAAATGTGTGTAAAAGATTTGTAA
- a CDS encoding GyrI-like domain-containing protein: MKIDLTKEHKQYYAAKNTPEIIEIAPAQFLSIEGKGDPSAQEYADLLQALYATAYAVKFIYKGLEKDFVVAKLEGLWWFDENKYSGFGISDAPQKIPRNEWSYRMLIRVPDFVTDVSLKKAVETVTSKKGIALASSVELFKMNEGKSVQMLHIGPFSKEPETLQIMNQFMQEKKLQRNGLHHEIYLSDFRKTPEEKLKTILREPVR; the protein is encoded by the coding sequence ATGAAAATCGATTTAACAAAAGAACACAAGCAGTATTACGCTGCTAAAAACACTCCTGAAATTATTGAGATAGCACCTGCACAATTTCTTTCAATAGAGGGAAAGGGTGATCCTTCTGCCCAAGAATATGCTGACCTATTACAGGCTTTGTACGCAACAGCTTATGCTGTTAAATTTATTTATAAAGGATTGGAAAAAGATTTTGTAGTAGCAAAACTTGAAGGTTTATGGTGGTTCGATGAAAATAAATACAGTGGTTTTGGCATTTCAGATGCTCCTCAGAAGATTCCAAGAAATGAATGGAGTTATCGTATGTTGATCCGAGTGCCCGACTTTGTTACAGATGTATCTCTAAAGAAAGCAGTAGAAACGGTTACAAGTAAAAAGGGAATAGCATTAGCCTCATCTGTTGAATTATTTAAAATGAACGAAGGTAAATCAGTTCAAATGCTACATATTGGTCCGTTTAGCAAGGAACCTGAAACGCTGCAAATAATGAATCAGTTTATGCAAGAAAAGAAGCTACAACGAAATGGATTACATCATGAAATTTATCTTTCCGATTTCAGAAAAACGCCTGAAGAGAAACTGAAGACGATATTGAGGGAGCCGGTGAGGTAG
- a CDS encoding BamA/TamA family outer membrane protein: MKARLFYVFLALFTSLTTLSLAQTDSSSLKTPTTKKNFQFIAFPVIGVSPVTKFEFGAGAILSYHLGDKTITRPSYVYSYNSYTVNKQTMINLLNNLYTEGNKWHIYANFSFIDYPVYFYGAGALPDGEFPKINSNRKNLLAFVERKVTKNLFTGIGSMYQSARFTDLSSTKPLENSTLEGKHGGNDIFLGGVVTYDTRDYENQTHKGYFLRIINVHTIGSGKYSTNQFTFDGRIFRPVTKNQFIGFQGYFSSVQGNTIPFYSLAQLGSANLMRGYYNGRYLGQNYSVLQSEYRYTPFLDRKDTGLFSLSRITLAGFAGMGNVFMNQQFEWKDVKPTYGFGARYMFNPKARMCLRVDFAWGNKPNGMARESGTYFAFNEAF, encoded by the coding sequence ATGAAAGCCAGACTCTTTTACGTTTTTTTAGCTCTATTTACCTCTCTCACAACTTTATCTCTCGCTCAAACTGACTCATCCTCGCTCAAAACTCCAACTACCAAAAAGAACTTTCAATTCATCGCTTTTCCTGTAATAGGAGTATCACCGGTAACCAAATTTGAGTTTGGTGCAGGAGCAATTTTATCCTATCATTTAGGCGATAAAACGATTACGCGACCTTCTTATGTTTATTCTTACAATTCATATACGGTAAATAAACAAACAATGATCAATTTGCTGAATAACCTTTATACAGAAGGTAACAAGTGGCACATTTATGCCAATTTCAGTTTTATTGATTACCCTGTATACTTTTACGGCGCCGGCGCATTACCTGATGGTGAGTTTCCCAAGATTAACTCCAACCGCAAAAATTTACTTGCTTTTGTAGAACGAAAAGTGACGAAGAACCTCTTTACAGGAATTGGCTCCATGTATCAGTCGGCCCGATTTACAGACCTAAGTTCCACAAAGCCATTAGAAAATTCGACGTTAGAAGGAAAACATGGAGGAAATGATATTTTCCTTGGAGGCGTTGTAACGTATGACACTCGTGATTATGAAAATCAAACACATAAGGGCTATTTTCTAAGAATTATCAATGTACATACTATTGGTTCAGGCAAATACAGTACAAACCAGTTTACATTCGACGGACGAATCTTTAGACCTGTTACCAAAAATCAGTTTATTGGATTTCAAGGGTATTTCAGCTCCGTACAAGGAAATACGATCCCTTTTTATAGTCTCGCACAATTAGGAAGTGCAAATTTAATGCGTGGTTATTATAACGGACGATACCTTGGACAAAATTACTCGGTTTTACAATCTGAATATCGCTATACCCCATTTCTAGATCGAAAGGACACCGGATTGTTTTCTTTATCCCGCATAACCCTAGCCGGATTTGCCGGAATGGGAAATGTGTTCATGAATCAACAGTTCGAATGGAAAGATGTAAAACCCACTTACGGCTTTGGTGCCAGGTATATGTTTAATCCGAAAGCCCGTATGTGCCTGCGCGTAGATTTCGCCTGGGGCAACAAACCCAACGGAATGGCCCGTGAATCGGGAACTTATTTCGCGTTTAATGAGGCATTTTAG
- a CDS encoding glycoside hydrolase family 25 protein, producing MATRKSSSTRTSSKKRTQGIPIRYFWWKVSGFLFLMCFIVFYAPIVKTFLTIKEAVSGEFTDFRYTHVDSYGIKIPKRFKVHGIDVSKYQDRIDWKKVKAMQDEGVKIDFVFIKATEGQFNIDPQFQRNWRQSKKEGMIRGAYHYFKPRKSGKWQAALFLQTVTYESGDLPPVIDIEETGRLEPEELRENLREWLEVVEKKVGEKPIIYTGYKFYEDYLKGYFDEYPYWIAHYYQSKLKITDDTKWSFWQHSDIGKVDGIRQPVDFNVYNGNLEDLKDLCLEF from the coding sequence ATGGCCACACGTAAAAGCAGCTCAACTCGTACATCTTCAAAAAAAAGAACCCAAGGAATCCCTATTCGTTATTTCTGGTGGAAAGTCAGTGGATTTTTATTCCTAATGTGCTTTATTGTATTCTATGCTCCAATTGTTAAAACTTTCCTTACTATTAAAGAAGCTGTATCGGGGGAGTTTACAGATTTCCGCTACACTCATGTAGATTCCTACGGAATTAAAATTCCCAAGCGTTTTAAAGTCCACGGCATTGATGTTTCTAAGTACCAGGATCGCATCGATTGGAAAAAAGTAAAAGCCATGCAGGATGAGGGTGTAAAAATCGATTTTGTATTTATAAAAGCTACTGAAGGTCAGTTTAACATCGATCCGCAATTTCAACGCAACTGGCGACAAAGTAAAAAGGAGGGTATGATCCGAGGTGCATATCATTATTTTAAGCCTCGTAAGTCAGGTAAGTGGCAAGCTGCTTTATTTTTGCAGACTGTAACCTATGAATCAGGAGACTTACCTCCTGTTATTGATATTGAAGAAACCGGACGATTGGAACCCGAAGAATTGCGTGAAAATCTTCGTGAATGGTTGGAAGTAGTTGAGAAAAAAGTAGGAGAGAAGCCCATCATTTATACCGGCTATAAATTCTACGAAGATTACCTGAAAGGCTATTTTGATGAATATCCTTATTGGATCGCTCATTACTATCAATCGAAACTCAAAATCACTGACGATACTAAATGGAGTTTCTGGCAACATTCAGATATCGGCAAAGTCGACGGAATCCGACAACCGGTAGACTTTAACGTCTATAACGGAAATCTTGAGGATTTGAAAGATTTGTGCCTGGAGTTTTAG
- a CDS encoding aldo/keto reductase, with translation MKQVYLSDSGPKVSAAIYGFWRWGTEGDVSAQALEEIVDHCIGLGINTFDHADGYGDHSCEELFGKVMKSKSVKRNEIVLFTKCGIIKKGSYGARIDHINSSAEHVRRSVEASLKNLQTDYIDIFLLDHLDEISPLEETVNTVQQLIEAGKIKHFGVANLTAAQHQLVSSYLRIPVVTSHIELNLLNTSAITDGRFDFIRQQYSKPLAWSPLAGGKILNGTDAKVLKVRAKLEEIAQKYNANVEETAVAWLVRMGALPIIGALNKQRITNAARAFEIEMEHEDWYDLYQTTLSL, from the coding sequence ATGAAACAAGTTTATCTAAGTGATTCCGGGCCTAAAGTTTCAGCGGCTATCTATGGTTTTTGGCGTTGGGGAACGGAAGGGGATGTTAGTGCGCAAGCTCTTGAAGAAATTGTTGACCATTGTATAGGTCTGGGTATTAATACATTTGATCATGCTGATGGTTATGGCGACCATAGTTGTGAGGAATTATTCGGCAAAGTGATGAAGTCGAAATCCGTTAAACGCAATGAAATCGTCCTGTTTACTAAATGTGGCATTATAAAGAAAGGGAGTTACGGAGCACGTATCGATCATATTAATTCTTCTGCAGAACATGTTCGAAGAAGCGTTGAAGCCTCATTAAAGAATCTTCAGACAGATTATATTGATATCTTTTTATTAGATCATCTTGATGAAATTTCTCCACTTGAAGAAACAGTAAATACTGTTCAACAACTTATAGAAGCAGGAAAGATCAAGCATTTTGGCGTAGCAAATCTTACTGCAGCTCAACATCAGCTGGTATCTTCCTATCTGCGTATTCCTGTTGTTACCAGTCATATAGAGTTAAACCTTTTAAATACTTCTGCAATAACTGACGGTAGATTTGATTTTATACGACAACAATACAGTAAGCCATTAGCTTGGTCGCCTTTAGCAGGAGGCAAAATTTTAAATGGTACTGATGCAAAAGTGCTTAAAGTGCGTGCAAAACTTGAAGAGATAGCTCAAAAATATAATGCTAACGTTGAAGAAACAGCAGTTGCATGGTTAGTGCGCATGGGTGCATTGCCAATTATTGGGGCGTTAAACAAACAACGTATCACTAATGCAGCCAGAGCATTTGAAATAGAAATGGAACACGAAGATTGGTACGATCTTTATCAAACAACATTATCATTATAA